Proteins co-encoded in one Setaria viridis chromosome 9, Setaria_viridis_v4.0, whole genome shotgun sequence genomic window:
- the LOC117840847 gene encoding uncharacterized protein isoform X2 codes for MSKRRGDYSSSSNEKQKANKSHGNFDLDDSSHKEFDSLDAEVELHTEVVQKLSESVVSLSFIGKNEHYQYTGLVIKSNKYSSCFLTSATAIRCKQGGRNRNMDLLIHVNLPDGQMMRGTFVVGQASCCRASIKQGSDNQIERSTSEICKSSTLVVLNSEEKGRGSDKSPETNQKSSVSSTSDSESESSQDTSELSNSPLPDNEFMKAFTNDLLSRGYPLPKMLEGGMELRKNFEEEFAGDIWNRLTKKVALDTSLSVVSLASFRGETRFFACTGVLIGRHKSITRILTSASLVRFANKNEIDGSLKIRVLLPNKKHATGKLQHHNLHYNIAVVSIRNFHCRRIAKLHIEKPVYPLNDNQVVAIGRTFDTGKLMATSGVLTDNSSNLVSEEHGICTCKITKAGIGGPLIDFCGNFIGMNFYDAKRTPYLPRHIILEQLKDFDRKGSAAAKINEDGDPNRFSVPGPYWWYPSLAPRFIYERRRKH; via the exons ATGTCAAAGCGAAGAGGTGATTACTCATCTAGCTCAAATGAGAAGCAGAAAGCTAACAAAAGTCATG GAAATTTTGATCTGGATGATTCATCTCACAAGGAATTTGACAGCCTTGATGCCGAGGTAGAACTGCATACAGAAGTTGTGCAAAAATTATCTGAAAGTGTTGTCTCACTGTCATTCATTG GAAAAAATGAACATTATCAATACACAGGCCTTGTTATCAAAAGTAACAAATACTCTAGTTGTTTTTTGACTTCAGCAACTGCGATTAGATGTAAGCAAGGTGGCAGAAACCGTAATATGGATCTGTTG ATTCATGTGAACCTTCCAGATGGGCAAATGATGAGGGG TACCTTTGTGGTGGGGCAAGCATCCTGCTGCAGGGCTAGTATCAAGCAAGGAAGTGATAACCAAATTGAAAGAAGCACGAGTGAGATATGTAAATCTTCAACTCTTGTTGTTCTTAATTCAGAAG aaaaaggtagagGAAGTGACAAGAGCCCAGAAACGAATCAGAAGTCTTCTGTATCCTCTACAAGTGATTCAGAAAGCGAATCATCACAAG ACACCAGTGAATTATCGAATTCACCCTTGCCGGATAATG AATTCATGAAGGCTTTTACTAACGATCTACTATCCCGTGGTTATCCCCTGCCAAAAATGCTTGAAG GAGGCATGGAGTTGCGTAAAAATTTTGAGGAGGAATTTGCGGGAGACATATGGAACAGGCTCACAAAAAAAGTTGCTTTAGACACATCTTTAAGTGTTGTCTCACTTGCTTCATTCCGTG GAGAAACTAGGTTTTTTGCTTGCACTGGTGTACTTATAGGCCGCCACAAATCCATCACAAGAATCCTGACATCAGCGAGTTTGGTTAGATTTGCTAATAAAAACGAGATTGATGGCAGCTTGAAG ATTCGTGTGTTACTTCCAAATAAGAAACATGCCACAGGGAAACTGCAGCATCATAATTTACATTATAATATTGCTGTTGTCAGCATCAGGAATTTCCATTGTCGTCGAATAGCAAAACTCCACATTGAGAAGCCAGTTTATCCTCTCAATGATAATCAGGTAGTAGCTATAGGGCGTACCTTTGATACAGGAAAACTCATGGCAACAAGTGGGGTGCTGACTGACAATTCAAGCAATCTTGTCAGCGAAGAACATGGAATCTGTACTTGTAAGATCACCAAG GCTGGGATTGGAGGCCCCCTTATTgatttttgtgggaatttcaTTGGCATGAACTTCTATGATGCGAAAAGAACTCCTTATCTACCAAGACATATAATTCTGGAGCAATTGAAGGACTTTGATAGAAAAGG GTCTGCTGCTGCTAAGATTAACGAAGACGGTGATCCAAATAG ATTTTCTGTGCCTGGGCCATATTGGTGGTATCCTTCCCTTGCCCCGCGCTTTATTTATGAACGCAGGAGAAAGCATTGA
- the LOC117840847 gene encoding uncharacterized protein isoform X3, which yields MSKRRGDYSSSSNEKQKANKSHGNFDLDDSSHKEFDSLDAEIHVNLPDGQMMRGTFVVGQASCCRASIKQGSDNQIERSTSEICKSSTLVVLNSEDSSPVAQEKGRGSDKSPETNQKSSVSSTSDSESESSQDTSELSNSPLPDNEFMKAFTNDLLSRGYPLPKMLEGGMELRKNFEEEFAGDIWNRLTKKVALDTSLSVVSLASFRGETRFFACTGVLIGRHKSITRILTSASLVRFANKNEIDGSLKIRVLLPNKKHATGKLQHHNLHYNIAVVSIRNFHCRRIAKLHIEKPVYPLNDNQVVAIGRTFDTGKLMATSGVLTDNSSNLVSEEHGICTCKITKAGIGGPLIDFCGNFIGMNFYDAKRTPYLPRHIILEQLKDFDRKGSAAAKINEDGDPNRFSVPGPYWWYPSLAPRFIYERRRKH from the exons ATGTCAAAGCGAAGAGGTGATTACTCATCTAGCTCAAATGAGAAGCAGAAAGCTAACAAAAGTCATG GAAATTTTGATCTGGATGATTCATCTCACAAGGAATTTGACAGCCTTGATGCCGAG ATTCATGTGAACCTTCCAGATGGGCAAATGATGAGGGG TACCTTTGTGGTGGGGCAAGCATCCTGCTGCAGGGCTAGTATCAAGCAAGGAAGTGATAACCAAATTGAAAGAAGCACGAGTGAGATATGTAAATCTTCAACTCTTGTTGTTCTTAATTCAGAAG ATTCTTCACCAGTGGCGCAAG aaaaaggtagagGAAGTGACAAGAGCCCAGAAACGAATCAGAAGTCTTCTGTATCCTCTACAAGTGATTCAGAAAGCGAATCATCACAAG ACACCAGTGAATTATCGAATTCACCCTTGCCGGATAATG AATTCATGAAGGCTTTTACTAACGATCTACTATCCCGTGGTTATCCCCTGCCAAAAATGCTTGAAG GAGGCATGGAGTTGCGTAAAAATTTTGAGGAGGAATTTGCGGGAGACATATGGAACAGGCTCACAAAAAAAGTTGCTTTAGACACATCTTTAAGTGTTGTCTCACTTGCTTCATTCCGTG GAGAAACTAGGTTTTTTGCTTGCACTGGTGTACTTATAGGCCGCCACAAATCCATCACAAGAATCCTGACATCAGCGAGTTTGGTTAGATTTGCTAATAAAAACGAGATTGATGGCAGCTTGAAG ATTCGTGTGTTACTTCCAAATAAGAAACATGCCACAGGGAAACTGCAGCATCATAATTTACATTATAATATTGCTGTTGTCAGCATCAGGAATTTCCATTGTCGTCGAATAGCAAAACTCCACATTGAGAAGCCAGTTTATCCTCTCAATGATAATCAGGTAGTAGCTATAGGGCGTACCTTTGATACAGGAAAACTCATGGCAACAAGTGGGGTGCTGACTGACAATTCAAGCAATCTTGTCAGCGAAGAACATGGAATCTGTACTTGTAAGATCACCAAG GCTGGGATTGGAGGCCCCCTTATTgatttttgtgggaatttcaTTGGCATGAACTTCTATGATGCGAAAAGAACTCCTTATCTACCAAGACATATAATTCTGGAGCAATTGAAGGACTTTGATAGAAAAGG GTCTGCTGCTGCTAAGATTAACGAAGACGGTGATCCAAATAG ATTTTCTGTGCCTGGGCCATATTGGTGGTATCCTTCCCTTGCCCCGCGCTTTATTTATGAACGCAGGAGAAAGCATTGA
- the LOC117835651 gene encoding protein ALP1-like → MEALGMFLWIIGSPQSLRQVEDRFVRSLETISRTFDNVLSSVLKLAVQIISPKDPEFENVHRRLQNPRFALYFNNCIGAIDGTHVPVVVPSQKVVQYTGRHGYTTQNVLAICDFDMRFTFVVSGWPGSVHDMRVFNDAVNKYGDKFPHPPPELVNGLRLLKDDKECSYMLQCIPNGADGGVAYVYVEVVHENLE, encoded by the exons ATGGAGGCTTTAGGAATGTTCCTCTGGATAATTGGTTCGCCGCAGTCACTTAGACAGGTTGAGGATCGGTTTGTGCGGTCTTTGGAAACAATAAGCCGCACATTTGATAATGTTTTGTCTAGTGTTCTTAAGCTAGCGGTACAAATTATTAGTCCGAAGGATCCTGAATTTGAGAACGTGCACAGAAGATTGCAAAATCCTCGGTTTGCTCTGTACTTCAACAACtgtataggagctatagatgggacaCATGTACCGGTTGTGGTGCCAAGTCAAAAGGTGGTTCAGTATACGGGAAGACATGGATATACCACACAGAATGTGCTTgctatttgtgacttcgacatgaggttcacaTTTGTTGTTAGTGGGTGGCCAGGATCGGTACATGATATGCGGGTGTTTAATGATGCCGTGAACAAATATGGTGACAAGTTTCCACATCCTCCTCCAG AGCTTGTCAATGGTTTGAGGCTTCTCAAGGATGACAAAGAGTGCTCCTACATGTTACAATGCATACCAAATGGTGCAGATGGTGGTGTTGCATATGTATATGTAGAGGTTGTCCATGAAAACTTAGAATGA
- the LOC117840847 gene encoding uncharacterized protein isoform X1 has product MSKRRGDYSSSSNEKQKANKSHGNFDLDDSSHKEFDSLDAEVELHTEVVQKLSESVVSLSFIGKNEHYQYTGLVIKSNKYSSCFLTSATAIRCKQGGRNRNMDLLIHVNLPDGQMMRGTFVVGQASCCRASIKQGSDNQIERSTSEICKSSTLVVLNSEDSSPVAQEKGRGSDKSPETNQKSSVSSTSDSESESSQDTSELSNSPLPDNEFMKAFTNDLLSRGYPLPKMLEGGMELRKNFEEEFAGDIWNRLTKKVALDTSLSVVSLASFRGETRFFACTGVLIGRHKSITRILTSASLVRFANKNEIDGSLKIRVLLPNKKHATGKLQHHNLHYNIAVVSIRNFHCRRIAKLHIEKPVYPLNDNQVVAIGRTFDTGKLMATSGVLTDNSSNLVSEEHGICTCKITKAGIGGPLIDFCGNFIGMNFYDAKRTPYLPRHIILEQLKDFDRKGSAAAKINEDGDPNRFSVPGPYWWYPSLAPRFIYERRRKH; this is encoded by the exons ATGTCAAAGCGAAGAGGTGATTACTCATCTAGCTCAAATGAGAAGCAGAAAGCTAACAAAAGTCATG GAAATTTTGATCTGGATGATTCATCTCACAAGGAATTTGACAGCCTTGATGCCGAGGTAGAACTGCATACAGAAGTTGTGCAAAAATTATCTGAAAGTGTTGTCTCACTGTCATTCATTG GAAAAAATGAACATTATCAATACACAGGCCTTGTTATCAAAAGTAACAAATACTCTAGTTGTTTTTTGACTTCAGCAACTGCGATTAGATGTAAGCAAGGTGGCAGAAACCGTAATATGGATCTGTTG ATTCATGTGAACCTTCCAGATGGGCAAATGATGAGGGG TACCTTTGTGGTGGGGCAAGCATCCTGCTGCAGGGCTAGTATCAAGCAAGGAAGTGATAACCAAATTGAAAGAAGCACGAGTGAGATATGTAAATCTTCAACTCTTGTTGTTCTTAATTCAGAAG ATTCTTCACCAGTGGCGCAAG aaaaaggtagagGAAGTGACAAGAGCCCAGAAACGAATCAGAAGTCTTCTGTATCCTCTACAAGTGATTCAGAAAGCGAATCATCACAAG ACACCAGTGAATTATCGAATTCACCCTTGCCGGATAATG AATTCATGAAGGCTTTTACTAACGATCTACTATCCCGTGGTTATCCCCTGCCAAAAATGCTTGAAG GAGGCATGGAGTTGCGTAAAAATTTTGAGGAGGAATTTGCGGGAGACATATGGAACAGGCTCACAAAAAAAGTTGCTTTAGACACATCTTTAAGTGTTGTCTCACTTGCTTCATTCCGTG GAGAAACTAGGTTTTTTGCTTGCACTGGTGTACTTATAGGCCGCCACAAATCCATCACAAGAATCCTGACATCAGCGAGTTTGGTTAGATTTGCTAATAAAAACGAGATTGATGGCAGCTTGAAG ATTCGTGTGTTACTTCCAAATAAGAAACATGCCACAGGGAAACTGCAGCATCATAATTTACATTATAATATTGCTGTTGTCAGCATCAGGAATTTCCATTGTCGTCGAATAGCAAAACTCCACATTGAGAAGCCAGTTTATCCTCTCAATGATAATCAGGTAGTAGCTATAGGGCGTACCTTTGATACAGGAAAACTCATGGCAACAAGTGGGGTGCTGACTGACAATTCAAGCAATCTTGTCAGCGAAGAACATGGAATCTGTACTTGTAAGATCACCAAG GCTGGGATTGGAGGCCCCCTTATTgatttttgtgggaatttcaTTGGCATGAACTTCTATGATGCGAAAAGAACTCCTTATCTACCAAGACATATAATTCTGGAGCAATTGAAGGACTTTGATAGAAAAGG GTCTGCTGCTGCTAAGATTAACGAAGACGGTGATCCAAATAG ATTTTCTGTGCCTGGGCCATATTGGTGGTATCCTTCCCTTGCCCCGCGCTTTATTTATGAACGCAGGAGAAAGCATTGA